The following are encoded in a window of Prochlorococcus marinus CUG1417 genomic DNA:
- a CDS encoding high light inducible protein encodes MTPEAERFNGWAAMLGFVAAVGAYVTTGQIIPGWF; translated from the coding sequence CTGAAGCAGAACGTTTTAATGGTTGGGCGGCAATGTTAGGTTTCGTTGCAGCAGTTGGTGCATACGTAACTACCGGACAAATCATTCCAGGCTGGTTTTAA